The segment GCATCACACCGCTGCGGCGTACCCGGGCGCCGTCGTGCGCAAGATTCGCCTACGCCCGCCGCCCCGCCGGACAGTTGGCATACTTCGTCCCCGTGGACCAGTTGATCGCAGCAGACCCGACCCACATCGGCCCGTACCGTCTGATCGCCCGGCTGGGTGAGGGCGGCATGGGTCTGGTGTATCTGGGCCGTTCCGAGGGCGGGCGCACCGTCGCGGTGAAGGTCGTACAGGCCGAGCACGCCGGCCATCCCGAGTTCCGCAGGCGCTTCGCCCGCGAGGTGGCCGCCGCCCGGCGGGTGGGCGGGGACTGGACGGCAGCGGTGCTCGATGCCGACCCGGAGGCCGCCGTGCCGTGGGTGGCGACGCAGTACATCCCGGGACCGGACCTGCGCACCGTGGTCGCCGAGGACTTCGGGCCGCTGCCCGCGTACTCGGTGCACACCCTCGCCAACCGGCTGGCCGTCGCCCTGAGGGCCGTGCACGAGGCGGGCCTGATCCACCGTGACCTGAAGCCGTCCAACGTGCTCGTCACCGTCGACGGCCCCCGTGTCATCGACTTCGGCATCGCGCGGGCGATGGACAGCCTCACCGGGGACAGCCTGCACACCCGCACCGGCATGCTCATCGGCTCCCCCGGCTTCATGTCTCCCGAACAGGTCCGCGGCCGCGAACTCACCCCCGCCAGCGACGTCTTCTGCCTCGGCGCCGTCCTCGTGTACGCCTCCACCGGACGGCTCCTGTTCGGTGCCGCCGACTCCGGGCTGAACGCCCACCTCTTCCGGGTCGCCGAGGAGGAACCGGACCTCACCGGCGTTCCGCAGCCGCTGACCGCACTCGTCCGCGCCTGCCTGGAGAAGGACCCCGCCGCCCGGCCGACCCCCCAGGAGGTGGCCGACCGGACGGCGGTCGAACAGGCCGGGGAGTGGCTGCCGGGCACGGTGCTGGCACAACTCGGCCGCCGTGCCGCGAGGTTGCTGGACTGGGCCCCCGAGACACCCGCCGGGGAACCCGCCGCGCTGCCGGACCCCCGTATCCCCTCGGTGCCGCGCCAGCACCAGCCGGAGCCCGGGCCGCCCCCGTACGCGCCCACGACCCCGGCCACGGCCGCGGCGCGGTCCGTCCCCGCGCGGGGCTTCGGGCCGCCCCCGGCCGCCCTCCCCGGCCCGGCGGCCCCGCACCCCAGGCGTTGGTGGGGCCTGGGCGTGATCGCCCTGACGCAACTGCTGGTACTGCTCGACGTGATGGGCTTCAGCATCGCCCTGCCGACCGTCCAGGCCGATCTCGGCTTCGCCGGCGACGGCTGGAACCCGGTCACGGTCTACTTCCTCGCCTTCGCCGGGCTGCTGCTCGTCGGCGGGTACCTCTGCGACCTCGTCGGCGCCAAGCGGACCCTGATCACCGGCGTGGCCGGCTTCGCGGTGGCCTCCGTGCTCTGCGGCTCGGCCGGCGAGCCCGGTCTGCTGATCGCGGGGCGCGCCCTGCAGGGCGCCTTCGCCGCCTTGCTGACACCGGCCGCACTGTCCCTGGTGTCCACCGGTTTCCCCGACCCGAGGGAACGCGCCCGGGCCTTCGGGATCTACGGGACGGTCGCGGCCGGCGGCGGGGCGCTCGGGCTGTTCGCGGGTGGCTGGCTCGCGGAGCTGGCGTCCTGGCGGATGTCTCAGTACGCCGCCGTCCCGCTCGCGGCCCTCGCGGTGACCGGCGCTGCCACCCTGCTGCCGGGCCGCCCGTCGGACGATCCTGCCCGTTCCGACCGGTTCGGCGTGCTGCTCGGTTCCGGCGGACTCGCCGCCCTGGTCCACGGCATGGACGAGGCCGGGCGGCTCGGCTGGACCACTCCCCTGGCCCTTGGCCTCCTCGCGGTGGGCGTCCTCCTGCTCATCGCCTTCCTGTGGCGGCAGACCAGGACGTCCGGCACCCCGTCGGCCGGGCACCTCAGCTGGGACGGCCACCGCGTCGGCTGTGCCCTGGTGATGGTCCTGACCGGCGCCGGCCTCCTGACGCTGCTCCCCGCACTCACCGTCTACCTGCAGTACGTCTTCGGGGCCGGCCCTGCCATGACCGGGGGGATGCTCCTGCCCCTGGCCGCCGCGGCCGGCCTCACCGCCACGCAGGTCTCGGCGCGCCTCCAGCACCGCACCGCGCCCCGCGTGCTGATCGTGTCGGGACTGGTCATGGCCGCCGCCGGGACGCTGGTCCTCGCCGTCGCCGACGCCGGCAGCGGGTACGGGCCCCATGTGCTGCCCGGCATGCTCCTCGCCGGATCCGGCGGCGGTCTGGCCCTCGGGCCGCTCTTCTCCACCGCCACCTCCGGCGTCGCCCCGCAGCACTCCGGCGCGGCCTCGGCGGTCGTGCTCATGGCCCAGCAGGTGGGCGAGGCGATCGGCGGGGCACTGCTCGTGACCCTCGTCAGCGCCCGTCTGGCCGCTTCGTCGGACGAGAACCGGTCCGAGCAGATGCTGCGCGGCTACACCGACACCCTCTGGTGGGCGGCCGGCGCCCTGCTGCTGGCGGCGCTGGTGGCCGGCCTGCTGGTCAAGACCCGGGCCCCCGGGCCGGCCGGCGTCAACGCCAGGTGACCGGCGCCGGCTGGTCCGGGCCCGTGTTCGCTCGCGCCCCGCAGCCGCAGGGCCGCCACCTCCTGCGTGGACGGGACGCGGGGCGAGTGGATGTCCCGGACACCAGGGCCGGCTTCGCGCGGGTAGCCGTGCTCGGCGAGCTCCCGCGCGACCTGCATGCGGCGACGGCGAGGGCCTGGAACCCCCGACCTACCCCGCACCCGACGTACGCCTGGCGCGCCTCGCCGGCAAGGTTGGCCTCACGCCCACGTGGCCGCCCACCGAGGGCTTCCTCGACGGCCTCCCGGAGCGGACCGGGCTACGCACCCACGACTTCCTGCTCGTCGCGGAACTCCCCGTGGTGCCGGGCCGGCAGCTGTTGCGTGCCCGTGCGCGTTCCATGACCGCGCCGGCGAACATGCTCACTCCGTGGAAGCCCCGCCCGTACGAGCAATACCCACCGGCTTCGGCTCGCTCCTGCTCCGGATGCTCTCGCTCCGTAACCTGAACTGGTTGGGAACGGCCAAGGTGATGTGTCTGATCTCCGGTGTCTGCAAGGCGGCTTCGACCATCGGCGCGGTGGGTCGAGGGGCCAAGCAGATCGATGCGGAGATGCTCGACGGCTTCGCCGCGACGCTCGGCGTGCCGGTCGCCGTACTGGCCGAGCTGACCGGTGTCCGCCCATCGGCGGAAAGCTCACACCCGCTGTGGTCGACACGGCCGCCCTGCTCTGGGAAGTCCGGCACTTGACCTGGGACCAGGAGAGCCGGCTCACCGAGTACGCGGAGGCACTGGGCGGGGAGTGAGGCCGTCCCGCTATGGCTGTGAGAGCGTCCCTTCGTCGAGCCGGCAGAGCTGCCGGAGGAGGAGAACCGCCCAGGGCGGTCCGAAACGGGTGCGGACCCCGGTCCGCCGGGGACCGCACCCGGGCGCCCCAGCGCAGGGCGATGGTGTCGCCCATGTCGGGCCGACAATCCCCCGGCCGGGTGACACGACCCTGTTCGAGCGAGTTTCAGCGCCGCCACCTCAGGCACGCCAAGCCCCCCAACGCCGACCAGAACATTCGTTCACCGTCCGCCCCGGAACCGACCGTGACTCGCCCGATCGGGAGCCGTTCTTAGAGCACCAGTACCAGCCGTGCGCCCATCCGGAGGACCCCGTGCATCCCCTGCCGATCCGCCCCGAAGCTCCTGCCGCAATCGAACATCCCCAGTCCACCCCGTGCCCGCGAGCGGCAAATGGCCGCCCGGTTGACGCCCCCTCCTCCCGTGGCCGCGACCGACGACCGGATGCCGGGAGGGCCGCGTGAGCAAGGGCACCATGACCGGACCCGGCACCGCGACGGTGTCCGACTCCGAGCGGCTCCTCTTCGGTGGCGAGCTCGCCTACGACATCGGCTGGGACCGGCACGAAGGCGCCTGGCTGAAACTCGGGCTGTGGACGATGGCGAAGCAACTGCCGCGGTTGGTCGGGACCGGCCTGCGGCTCGCGCGCCTGGCCGACGCCCGCGCTCTGCGGGTGGTCCTGGCCTCCGAGGCCGGCCGTGGTGTCGCCCAGGCCGTGGGACTGGTCGCCGTGAACCGTGTCCTCGGGCACATCCTCGCCGGCGGCAGCACCAACGAGCGCCTCACGCAGGCGGTGCCCGCCCTCACGGTCGTGGCCGTGACGGCGTTCCTCGGTTCGCTGCTGCGGTCGGCGTCGACGGCGGCCACCGGAGCCCTGGAGCCGAAGGTGCAGCGTGTCGCGACCGAGCAGTACCTGGGGCTGGTGCACCGTACGGAGCTCGCAGCGATCGAGGACGACGAGTTCCACCGGCTCCTGGACGCAGCCCGGTACGGGGCCGACTCCGCCCGGCGCATGATCCGCTACTGCACCAACACCCTCAACTCCGCTGTCTCCCTCATCGCCGCGGCCGGCGTGCTGACCGTCCTGCACCCGCTGCTGCTGCCGCTGCTCGTCCTGATGACCCTGCCGAGCGCGTGGAGTTCGCTGATGATCTCCCGCCAGAAGTACATCTCCTTCCACGCCTTCGTCCAGCACGCCCGGGCCGGGCACCTCCTCGGCCAGCTGCTGACCCAGAAGGAGGCGGCAGCGGAAGTCCGCGTCCACGGCGTCGGCCCGTTCCTGCTGGGCCACTTCCGGACCATGGCCGAGACCAGCGAGCGCGAGCAGACCCGGCTGGCCCGCCGCGCCGCGCGGATCGGACTGGTCGCCGACGGCGCCGGCGGCGTCGCCACCCTCCTCACCTACGGGGCCCTGGGTGCGCTGCTGTGGGGCGGGGCGCTGGAACTCGCCGTCGCGGGCACGGCCGTGCTGGCCATCCGTACCGGCGCCGCGAGCCTGGACACCCTGGTGCTGCAGATCACCGAGCTGCACCAGGAATCGCTGTTCGTCGCCGACTTCGAGCGACTGTGCCGGGAAGCGAGGACCCGGGCCATCCCCGTGGGCGGGCTCCCGCTGCCCGAGCGGTTGCGGGAGGTCCGTTTCGAGAAGGTCACCTTCACCTACCCCGGCAGCGGCGCCGAGGAGCCGGCGCCCACGCTGCGCGACGTCAGCCTGGCCTTCCCCACGGGAAAGATCATCGCGCTGGTGGGCGAGAACGGCTCCGGCAAGTCCACCCTGGTCAAACTGCTCGCCGGCCTGTACCTGCCCGACGGGGGAGGCGGGACGATCTGGTGGGACGACGTCGACGCCGCAACCGCCGACCGCGACCAGGTCTTCGGACGCGTCGCCCTGATGTCGCAGGACTTCTACCACTGGCCGTTCACCTTCCGCGTGAACGTCGGCATCGGCCAGCCCGGCCACGCCATCGACGACCCGGCGGTGGAGAGGGCCTCCGCCTTCTCCGGGGCCGACGAGGTCCTCGCGGACCTGCCCCGGGGGCTCGGCACCCTGCTGGCACGGGGCTACCGCGGCGGCCACCAGATCTCCGGCGGCCAGTGGCAGCGCATCGGGATCGCCCGCGCCCGGTACCGGCAAGCCGACATCCTGATCGTGGACGAGCCCACCAGCGCCCTGGACGCGGTCGCCGAGCAGCGCGTCTTCGACCAGATCCGGGCACTCGCCTCGACCACCGGGCAGACGATCGTGCTCATCACCCACCGCCTCCACTCCGTACGTCACGCCGACCTGATCCACGTCCTCAAGGACGGCCGGGTCGCGGAGTCGGGAACCTTCGCCGAGCTGATGCACGAGAAGACCGGCACCGGTGACTTCCGCGACGCCTACCTCGTCCAGGCCGCAGCCTTCGATGCCTCCGTACCGGCGCAGGCCACCGGAGACCACGACGCACCGGCCGCAAGGGACCGCTCCTGAGCACCGGCCCGTCCCCGCTCGTCTGCCGCCGGCCGCCCTGCCGGCGCGTCCGCCGCACCCCCACCTCAAGGAGCCTGTGATGACCCTGACCGACGACCCCCGCGGGACCGCCGCGCTGCTCGTCGACTCCCGAGGCCGCTACCTGCTGCACCTGCGGGACGCCAACAAGAGGATCTGCGACCCGGGGACGTGGAGCATCCCGGGCGGCGACCGCGAAGGAGCGGAGTCCTCCCGGGAAGCGGTGGAGCGGGAACTGCTGGAGGAGACCGGTCTGGTGGTCCCGCTGGAGGAGTTCACGGTGGTCGACAGCCGGGGCCCCGACGGGGTCAAGGGCAGGATCCGCGTCTACCTCGGATCCTGGGACGGCGACGCCGACAGCCTGCCGTGTCCCGAGGGCATCATGTTCCGGCACTTCGACGCCGGCACCATCCGGTACCTGACGATGTGCCCGTGGACGAAGGAGGTCATCGACCTCCACCAGGCCCAGGCCCCCACCCTCGCCCCGGTCCCGGTGCAGACCCGTACCGGAGGGCGGGCGCGCCTCAACGTCGTGGGCGTGCACCTCTACCTGGAGCAGGGCGGCAAGGTGCTGCTCGGCCTGCGGCACCCCGACTCGGCGTTCGCGGCCACGACCCACCACTTCCTCGCCGGGCACTGCGAGCAGGAGTCCGCCGTCGCCTGCCTGGTCCGCGAGGCGCAGGAGGAGGCCGGCATCGACGTGGATCCGGCCGACGTCGAACTCGTGCACGTCGTGCACGTGGTGGACCATCCCGGCGGCCGGCCGCGCATGCAGCTCGTCTTCCGCGCCCACCAGTGGACCGGCACACCGCAGGTCCGCGAGCCGGACCGCTGCGTGTCCTGGGACTGGTGGCCCGCCGAGGCCCTCCCCGACCGGATCGTGCCCTACACCCGCGCCGCGATCGAAGGCATCCGCGCGGGCCGCACCTACACCGAACTCGGCTGGACCTGACAGTCGACGCCCGCGGCCTGCATCTCGGCGGTGAACGCGTTCCGTTGCGCGGGCGGCATGATCGGGTCTTCCGACCCGACGGCGGCTATCCGGTCGGGATCAGCGAGCAGCGGCATGCAACGGGCCAGCATCTCCTCGGGGTCACCCAAACAGCGCCCGCCGTGAAGGTCGAAGGCCAGCGCTACGTATCCCAGCTCGGCGAGAGCATCGGCACTGCGGCGCTCGACCTCGCTGAGCCCCATGCCCTCTGGTCCGAGCAGCACCGCGGGCCGGCGGTCGACACCGGCCGGGAGCGCGAGGTGCCCGATCCTCGTCACACCGTCGGCAGGATACTCGACCGTACGCGTTGCTCCGACCGGCCGTGGCCCTGGCGGTACTCGCCGACGGTACTCGCTGAGCGTGGCGTCCGCTGCTGCGCCGGCCGACGGGGTGCCTTGGCCGTCGGCCTCGTCATGGCAGCATCGCCCCTGCCGCCCGGTCGGGGTGTCAGGGCGCGGTGAGGGCCGCGGCGCCGAAGGAGACGTCGAAGCGGTCGCACCAGATCGTCACGCTGGTGTATTCGGAGAGCTTCACACCCGCCGGGATCGGGTAGTTCTGATCGCCCTTGTTGCCCTTGAGCTTGCCCAGGCTGAGGTACTTGCCGTCGTCGAACACACGCCAGCCCGCCACGCCCTCTTTCACCGGGGCGTCGGTCAGCCACACGCGCAGGTCCGGCCCGTTGCTGGTGTCCAGCCCCTCCAGCCGTAGGACGTGCGAGCCGTCCGCCAGCCGGACGACCTTCACCGTGCCGGTGGTGGTGTGTTCGTGGCTGATCAGGTGTCCGCCGGAAACGGTCTGCGGGCGGTCGGCGGCCGGGGGCGCGACCGCCGCCGGACCAGGCGCCGACGCAGACGATGCCGCGCCGGGCAGCGCCTCACTGATCGCCTGGTCCTGCCACAGCTTCCATGGCTGGAACCAGTACAGCCCCGCCGCCACCAACACCACCGCCAGCGCCGCCGCTCCGGTCACCAGCGGCCCGCTCCGCCTGCCCCAACGTCCCACGACCCGCCCCTTCGTCCGTACTCAGACACGCATTCAACGGCATCCCGGACCCCGCGGCCACAGGTCCACCCCTGACGGAAGTCTTACGGCGGACCGGGCGGCCGCCGGACCCACAGCCCTTGCGGTGGGAGATTGACATCATGGACAGCTGTCCAGTTATTCTGGACACCTGTCCATTAATGACGAAGGGGCGGGGTCACGCCGATGGAGACGACCGCGACGGTGCTGGTGGGCCTGGTGGCCGTGCTGCACGTGTATTTCCTGGTGCTGGAGATGTTCCTGTGGGAGCGGCCGCCCGGCCGCAAGCTCTCCGGCTTCGACGCGGAGCTCGCCCGCGCGACCGCCGGCCTCGCGGCGAACCAGGGGCTCTACAACGGATTCCTGGCGGCCGGGCTGGTCTGGAGCCTGTTCGCCGGGGACCCGACCGCCTTCCGGGTCCGGGTCTTCTTCCTCGTCTGCGTGGTGGTCGCCGGGATCTACGGCGGCCTCACCGCGAACCGTCGCATCCTGATCGCGCAGGCCCTGCCCGGGGCCCTGGCGCTCGGCGCCGTCCTGCCGGCCGGGTGAGGGGCGTGCCGGAGGACCCCCGTACCGAGCGGACCCGGGCCAGGCTGCGGCAGGCCCTGCTGGAGGAGTGCGGGAGCCGCCCGCTGGAGAAGGTCGGCGTCTCCGCCGTCGCACGCCGGGCCGGCGTAGGCCGGGCCACGTTCTACCTGCACTACGCCGACCTGGAGGCGCTCGCCGTCGACACCTGCGCCGAGATCGTCCGGGAGGCGGTGGACGCCCTGCACGCCTGGCGCGGCGTCCCCGACCCGGCGAGCCCGCCGCCCGCCCTGGTCGAGTTCTTCGACGGTCTCCCCCGGCATGCCGGGCTCTACCGGGAGCTGCTCCGCCCCGGCGGCGGCGGTCCGCTCGGCCACGCCCTGCACCGGGACCTGCGGGCCCGCAGCCGGGCCGAACGCGCCCTGGCCGGCGCACCGGAGCCCGACCTCATCGCCTCCGCCGTGGCCTCCGCCTTCGCCGGGGTGCTCGCCGACTGGCTGCACGGCCTCATCGAGGCTTCCCCCGCCGAGATCTCGGGACGCGTCTGGCGCCTGCTGATCAGCCTCCACCGCACCCCCCTGCCGTAAGCGCCGGTCACCCCTGCCTGAGCGTCTGATGGGGACCCAACCCGGACCCCGGCCTGCGCCATCTGAGTGAGACCCAGGGCGTTCTGCCTGCCATCGCCTGATATGGGCAGGGCTTGGTAGGGGTGGCGGACTGTCCGGCGGCCTGGTGATCGGGAGGATTCGGGGTGTCCGTGGCTGGTCGTGGTGCGAGGCGTATGGATGTGGTGGGCCGCGGGGCCGATGTGTGGCTGGTGCTGGGTGCCGGTCTGTCGCGGCGGCCGGTGACCGGGCTGATCAGGACGGCTCTGGAGGAGGAGTTCGGTGACCGGTTCGCTGTCGTGAGCAGCGGTGAGCTGTTGATGGGGGCCGGGCCGGACGGCCTGACGTTGCGTGGTCGGGACGGGTGTGTGGTGGCGGCTCCCCGGGTGGCGTACGGACGTGTGTGGACGCCGGGAACGGAGGTGGGCAGGGAGGTCTCGCTGTTGCGGCACCTGGAGGCGATGGGCAGTGTCCTGCTGAACCCGGCGGATGCGGTCCTGGCCTGTTTGGACAAGTTCTGGCAGGTGCAGCGGCTCGCGGCAGCGGGTCTCGCGGTGCCGGAGACCTTCATGGGTGCGGGTGGCTCGCTGGATGCGGTGACCGGTGCCGGGTTACCGCAGCCGTGCGTGGTGAAGGCGGTGCGGGGGCACCGCGGCGAGCAGGTGTTCCTGGCGCCGGACGCCGACACCCTCCGGGCTGTGCACGACGGGCTCGCACCGGAGGCCGCCTGTCTGTTCCAGGAGTACGTGGCGTCCTCCCACGGCCGGGACCTGCGGG is part of the Streptomyces katrae genome and harbors:
- a CDS encoding RimK family alpha-L-glutamate ligase; protein product: MDVVGRGADVWLVLGAGLSRRPVTGLIRTALEEEFGDRFAVVSSGELLMGAGPDGLTLRGRDGCVVAAPRVAYGRVWTPGTEVGREVSLLRHLEAMGSVLLNPADAVLACLDKFWQVQRLAAAGLAVPETFMGAGGSLDAVTGAGLPQPCVVKAVRGHRGEQVFLAPDADTLRAVHDGLAPEAACLFQEYVASSHGRDLRVVVVDGHAAGAVVRTASGGEFRSNLALGASLAPCTGRYPQGEELAVRAAAVMGLGVAGVDLLFAPDGDFTVCEVNANAGWQPEMKEVAPALAAACRRRLTAAGRRDASSDR
- a CDS encoding NUDIX hydrolase; the encoded protein is MTLTDDPRGTAALLVDSRGRYLLHLRDANKRICDPGTWSIPGGDREGAESSREAVERELLEETGLVVPLEEFTVVDSRGPDGVKGRIRVYLGSWDGDADSLPCPEGIMFRHFDAGTIRYLTMCPWTKEVIDLHQAQAPTLAPVPVQTRTGGRARLNVVGVHLYLEQGGKVLLGLRHPDSAFAATTHHFLAGHCEQESAVACLVREAQEEAGIDVDPADVELVHVVHVVDHPGGRPRMQLVFRAHQWTGTPQVREPDRCVSWDWWPAEALPDRIVPYTRAAIEGIRAGRTYTELGWT
- a CDS encoding DM13 domain-containing protein; protein product: MTGAAALAVVLVAAGLYWFQPWKLWQDQAISEALPGAASSASAPGPAAVAPPAADRPQTVSGGHLISHEHTTTGTVKVVRLADGSHVLRLEGLDTSNGPDLRVWLTDAPVKEGVAGWRVFDDGKYLSLGKLKGNKGDQNYPIPAGVKLSEYTSVTIWCDRFDVSFGAAALTAP
- a CDS encoding MDR family MFS transporter; this translates as MDQLIAADPTHIGPYRLIARLGEGGMGLVYLGRSEGGRTVAVKVVQAEHAGHPEFRRRFAREVAAARRVGGDWTAAVLDADPEAAVPWVATQYIPGPDLRTVVAEDFGPLPAYSVHTLANRLAVALRAVHEAGLIHRDLKPSNVLVTVDGPRVIDFGIARAMDSLTGDSLHTRTGMLIGSPGFMSPEQVRGRELTPASDVFCLGAVLVYASTGRLLFGAADSGLNAHLFRVAEEEPDLTGVPQPLTALVRACLEKDPAARPTPQEVADRTAVEQAGEWLPGTVLAQLGRRAARLLDWAPETPAGEPAALPDPRIPSVPRQHQPEPGPPPYAPTTPATAAARSVPARGFGPPPAALPGPAAPHPRRWWGLGVIALTQLLVLLDVMGFSIALPTVQADLGFAGDGWNPVTVYFLAFAGLLLVGGYLCDLVGAKRTLITGVAGFAVASVLCGSAGEPGLLIAGRALQGAFAALLTPAALSLVSTGFPDPRERARAFGIYGTVAAGGGALGLFAGGWLAELASWRMSQYAAVPLAALAVTGAATLLPGRPSDDPARSDRFGVLLGSGGLAALVHGMDEAGRLGWTTPLALGLLAVGVLLLIAFLWRQTRTSGTPSAGHLSWDGHRVGCALVMVLTGAGLLTLLPALTVYLQYVFGAGPAMTGGMLLPLAAAAGLTATQVSARLQHRTAPRVLIVSGLVMAAAGTLVLAVADAGSGYGPHVLPGMLLAGSGGGLALGPLFSTATSGVAPQHSGAASAVVLMAQQVGEAIGGALLVTLVSARLAASSDENRSEQMLRGYTDTLWWAAGALLLAALVAGLLVKTRAPGPAGVNAR
- a CDS encoding ABC transporter ATP-binding protein; amino-acid sequence: MTGPGTATVSDSERLLFGGELAYDIGWDRHEGAWLKLGLWTMAKQLPRLVGTGLRLARLADARALRVVLASEAGRGVAQAVGLVAVNRVLGHILAGGSTNERLTQAVPALTVVAVTAFLGSLLRSASTAATGALEPKVQRVATEQYLGLVHRTELAAIEDDEFHRLLDAARYGADSARRMIRYCTNTLNSAVSLIAAAGVLTVLHPLLLPLLVLMTLPSAWSSLMISRQKYISFHAFVQHARAGHLLGQLLTQKEAAAEVRVHGVGPFLLGHFRTMAETSEREQTRLARRAARIGLVADGAGGVATLLTYGALGALLWGGALELAVAGTAVLAIRTGAASLDTLVLQITELHQESLFVADFERLCREARTRAIPVGGLPLPERLREVRFEKVTFTYPGSGAEEPAPTLRDVSLAFPTGKIIALVGENGSGKSTLVKLLAGLYLPDGGGGTIWWDDVDAATADRDQVFGRVALMSQDFYHWPFTFRVNVGIGQPGHAIDDPAVERASAFSGADEVLADLPRGLGTLLARGYRGGHQISGGQWQRIGIARARYRQADILIVDEPTSALDAVAEQRVFDQIRALASTTGQTIVLITHRLHSVRHADLIHVLKDGRVAESGTFAELMHEKTGTGDFRDAYLVQAAAFDASVPAQATGDHDAPAARDRS
- a CDS encoding TetR/AcrR family transcriptional regulator; amino-acid sequence: MPEDPRTERTRARLRQALLEECGSRPLEKVGVSAVARRAGVGRATFYLHYADLEALAVDTCAEIVREAVDALHAWRGVPDPASPPPALVEFFDGLPRHAGLYRELLRPGGGGPLGHALHRDLRARSRAERALAGAPEPDLIASAVASAFAGVLADWLHGLIEASPAEISGRVWRLLISLHRTPLP
- a CDS encoding DUF1304 domain-containing protein gives rise to the protein METTATVLVGLVAVLHVYFLVLEMFLWERPPGRKLSGFDAELARATAGLAANQGLYNGFLAAGLVWSLFAGDPTAFRVRVFFLVCVVVAGIYGGLTANRRILIAQALPGALALGAVLPAG